A region from the Actinoplanes sp. OR16 genome encodes:
- a CDS encoding pyridoxamine 5'-phosphate oxidase family protein: protein MKQRDAVSMTDDEVTGLLSATRKMQLATINPDGTPHLVTMFFGLSAGKIAFWTYRTSQKALNLARDPRLTCLVEDGEDYFELRGVQVSGTVKPIDDLPGVTEVGTLIAARMPDVPREALDAYVAHAARKRVAYLVEPDRIASWDHRKLLS from the coding sequence GTGAAACAGCGCGACGCGGTGTCGATGACCGACGATGAGGTCACCGGCCTGCTTTCGGCCACCCGCAAGATGCAGCTGGCGACGATCAACCCGGACGGCACACCGCACCTGGTCACGATGTTCTTCGGGCTGTCCGCCGGCAAGATCGCCTTCTGGACGTACCGGACCTCGCAGAAGGCGCTCAACCTGGCCCGCGACCCCCGGCTGACCTGCCTGGTCGAGGACGGCGAGGACTACTTCGAACTGCGTGGCGTCCAGGTGTCCGGCACGGTCAAGCCGATCGACGACCTGCCCGGGGTCACCGAGGTCGGCACGCTCATCGCGGCCCGGATGCCGGACGTGCCACGGGAGGCCCTCGACGCCTACGTCGCGCACGCCGCCCGTAAGCGCGTCGCGTACCTCGTCGAACCGGATCGGATCGCCAGCTGGGACCACCGCAAACTGCTCAGCTGA
- a CDS encoding SDR family NAD(P)-dependent oxidoreductase, with amino-acid sequence MPVAIVTGAGQGLGRAEATALASAGYQVVLNDLPGPALDETVAAIGGDVVARPGDVAEWSTAEALVTTAVETFGSLDVLVNNAGVLRDRMVFAMSEQEWDTVVRVHLRGHFVTTRIATAHWRDLAKRDGRPPYARIVNTASEAFLLGSAGQANYAAAKGGIVALTLATARGCARYGVRANAICPRARTAMTGELMGPPPDGPDPLAPEHVTPLVLHLAGPAGDRITGEVFVVHGGVVAVLGPPTVRAAFHAATGVWTPHELEAALSTIFTEDPPRPGFLCEETLPLADKTIGFEGESR; translated from the coding sequence ATGCCGGTCGCCATCGTGACCGGCGCCGGGCAGGGTCTCGGGCGTGCCGAGGCGACGGCCCTGGCGAGCGCGGGGTACCAGGTGGTCCTCAACGATCTGCCCGGCCCGGCGCTGGACGAGACCGTCGCGGCGATCGGCGGCGATGTCGTGGCCCGCCCCGGCGACGTCGCCGAGTGGTCGACTGCCGAAGCGCTGGTCACGACGGCGGTGGAGACGTTCGGCAGCCTGGACGTGCTGGTCAACAACGCGGGCGTGCTGCGCGACCGGATGGTCTTCGCGATGAGCGAGCAGGAGTGGGACACGGTCGTCCGGGTGCACCTGCGCGGGCATTTCGTGACCACCCGGATCGCCACCGCCCACTGGCGGGACCTGGCCAAACGCGACGGTCGTCCGCCGTACGCCCGGATCGTCAACACCGCCTCGGAAGCCTTCCTCCTCGGCTCGGCGGGGCAGGCGAACTATGCCGCGGCGAAGGGCGGCATCGTCGCTCTGACGCTGGCGACGGCGCGGGGTTGCGCACGCTACGGAGTACGCGCGAACGCCATCTGCCCGCGCGCCCGCACAGCGATGACCGGCGAGCTGATGGGACCGCCACCGGACGGCCCCGACCCGCTCGCGCCGGAACACGTGACACCCCTCGTCCTGCACCTGGCCGGACCCGCCGGCGACCGCATCACCGGCGAGGTCTTCGTGGTGCACGGCGGCGTCGTGGCGGTCCTCGGGCCGCCGACGGTCCGGGCCGCCTTCCACGCGGCGACCGGCGTCTGGACCCCGCACGAGCTGGAGGCCGCGCTCAGCACGATCTTCACCGAGGACCCGCCCAGGCCGGGCTTCCTGTGCGAGGAGACATTACCGTTGGCCGATAAAACCATCGGTTTTGAGGGGGAGTCGCGGTGA
- a CDS encoding SDR family NAD(P)-dependent oxidoreductase: MGRLDGKVALITGGARGMGKAHARHFTAEGARVVIGDVLEEKGRRVADEVGGVFVRHDVTSADDWKDAVAAASQHFGHIDVLVNNAGILRHAPVAEMTEEDFRAVLDVNLVGTWLGIRAVVPAMREAGGGSIVNISSIEGFAGAAGLSAYSASKFGVRGLTRSAAQELGALGIRVNSVHPGGVMTSMAMAAAQTMTAVDGSGFLKQLPIARFAEPVEISRLVAFLASDDASYTTGAEFLADGGLLSGPGY; encoded by the coding sequence ATGGGGCGGCTCGACGGCAAGGTCGCACTGATCACCGGTGGAGCACGCGGCATGGGCAAGGCGCACGCGCGGCACTTCACCGCCGAGGGCGCCCGCGTGGTGATCGGTGACGTGCTCGAGGAGAAGGGCCGGCGGGTCGCCGACGAGGTCGGCGGGGTGTTCGTCAGGCACGACGTGACCAGCGCCGACGACTGGAAGGACGCCGTCGCGGCCGCGTCGCAACATTTCGGGCATATCGACGTCTTGGTCAACAACGCCGGCATCCTGCGGCACGCCCCGGTCGCCGAGATGACCGAGGAGGATTTCCGGGCCGTCCTCGACGTGAACCTGGTCGGCACCTGGCTCGGCATCCGGGCGGTCGTCCCGGCGATGCGCGAGGCCGGCGGCGGCTCGATCGTCAACATCTCGTCGATCGAGGGGTTCGCCGGGGCCGCGGGGCTGTCGGCGTACAGCGCCAGCAAGTTCGGTGTCCGCGGCCTGACCCGCTCGGCCGCGCAGGAGCTCGGGGCGCTCGGCATCCGGGTCAACTCGGTGCACCCCGGCGGCGTGATGACGTCGATGGCCATGGCAGCGGCGCAGACGATGACGGCGGTCGACGGCAGCGGCTTCCTCAAGCAGCTGCCGATCGCCCGGTTCGCCGAACCCGTCGAGATCTCCCGGCTCGTCGCGTTCCTGGCCTCGGACGACGCGTCGTACACCACCGGCGCCGAATTCCTGGCCGACGGCGGGCTGCTCAGCGGACCGGGCTACTGA
- a CDS encoding TetR/AcrR family transcriptional regulator has translation MTTPKNSERRAHLVRLAGDLFAEKGFRATTVREIADAAGILSGSLYHHFDSKESIGDELLSAFLDDVLNGYRAVSAEPDPRAAIEQIVRSSTATLSRHRAALTMLQNDWTYFSAQPRFAYLRTAMKEIEETWIDQLERGKESGLFRADLDTRLTYRLLRDILWIPTSWAQSKNAWTDEQIVGGLLRLLFDGITRRV, from the coding sequence GTGACGACTCCGAAGAACTCCGAGCGGCGTGCTCATCTGGTCCGGCTCGCCGGCGACCTCTTCGCCGAGAAGGGCTTCCGGGCCACCACCGTCCGGGAGATCGCGGACGCGGCCGGGATCCTCTCCGGCAGCCTCTACCACCACTTCGATTCCAAGGAGTCGATCGGCGACGAGCTGCTCAGCGCGTTCCTCGACGACGTGCTGAACGGCTATCGCGCCGTCTCCGCCGAGCCGGATCCGCGGGCCGCGATCGAGCAGATCGTGCGGTCCAGCACGGCCACGCTGAGCCGGCACCGTGCCGCGCTGACCATGCTGCAGAACGACTGGACGTACTTCTCCGCGCAGCCGCGGTTCGCGTACCTGCGGACCGCCATGAAGGAGATCGAGGAGACCTGGATCGACCAGCTCGAACGCGGAAAGGAGTCGGGCCTGTTCCGGGCCGATCTCGACACCCGGCTGACGTATCGGCTGCTGCGCGACATCCTCTGGATACCCACCTCCTGGGCCCAGTCCAAGAACGCCTGGACGGACGAGCAGATCGTCGGCGGGTTGCTGCGGCTCCTGTTCGACGGAATCACCCGTCGGGTCTAG
- a CDS encoding zinc-binding dehydrogenase, which yields MRAAVLHTIGDEKLDIRDDVTVIGPGPGEVHLKVRASGICHSDLSALNGGLPQPVPAVLGHEAAGDVIAVGDGVDDLAAGDRVAVNWLPSCGTCSHCRRQEPYLCMTHVMAGYVMPRFAAGDLPIFGMAGCGAFAEEMVVPRAGAVKIDDDVPYEVAALVGCGVTTGVGAVINTARVRPGDTVVVIGCGGVGIAAVQGARVAGASVIVAVDTVAARHEAAKRFGATHTTDPDGLGDLSTELTGGEGFDYAFDIVAIPQTLRTAWTAARRGGTVVVVGAGRADHQVEFSPFELLFESKTMVPSLYGSADPHRDFPRLLGLWRAGRLDIEGMISRRLRLDQVGDALASLGSGDLIRQVIVHD from the coding sequence ATGCGCGCGGCGGTTCTGCACACGATCGGCGACGAGAAGCTCGACATCCGGGACGACGTGACGGTCATCGGCCCCGGCCCCGGCGAGGTGCACCTCAAGGTCCGCGCCTCCGGCATCTGCCACTCCGACCTGTCCGCACTCAACGGGGGCCTGCCGCAACCGGTGCCGGCGGTGCTCGGCCACGAGGCGGCCGGTGACGTGATCGCGGTCGGGGACGGCGTCGACGACCTGGCCGCCGGCGACCGGGTCGCGGTCAACTGGCTGCCCTCCTGCGGGACCTGCTCGCACTGCCGGCGTCAGGAGCCGTACCTGTGCATGACGCATGTGATGGCCGGTTACGTGATGCCCCGGTTCGCCGCCGGTGACCTGCCGATCTTCGGGATGGCCGGGTGCGGCGCGTTCGCCGAGGAGATGGTCGTCCCGAGGGCCGGGGCCGTCAAGATCGACGACGATGTGCCGTACGAGGTGGCCGCTCTTGTGGGGTGTGGTGTCACCACCGGCGTGGGCGCGGTGATCAACACCGCGCGGGTGCGGCCCGGCGACACCGTCGTGGTGATCGGCTGCGGTGGCGTCGGGATCGCTGCGGTGCAGGGCGCCCGGGTGGCCGGCGCGTCGGTCATCGTCGCCGTCGACACGGTTGCGGCGCGGCACGAGGCGGCGAAGCGGTTCGGCGCCACCCACACCACCGACCCGGACGGCCTCGGCGATCTCTCCACGGAGCTGACCGGCGGCGAGGGCTTCGACTACGCGTTCGACATCGTGGCGATCCCGCAGACGTTGCGCACGGCCTGGACCGCTGCCCGCCGCGGCGGGACCGTCGTCGTCGTGGGCGCCGGGCGGGCCGATCATCAGGTCGAGTTCAGCCCGTTCGAGCTGCTCTTCGAGAGCAAGACCATGGTTCCCTCCTTGTACGGTTCAGCTGACCCGCACCGCGACTTCCCCCGGCTGCTCGGGCTGTGGCGTGCCGGACGGCTGGACATCGAGGGCATGATCAGTCGCCGGTTGCGCCTCGATCAGGTGGGTGACGCGCTCGCGTCGCTCGGCAGCGGCGACCTGATCCGCCAAGTGATCGTGCACGACTGA
- a CDS encoding LLM class F420-dependent oxidoreductase: MRLGIQIGYSGQGFADAVDEVCAFEEAGAELVVVPEAYSFDAVSQLGFLAARTRRMRLASGVMQLYTRTPTLTAMTAAGIDYVSGGRFSLGLGASGPQVIEGFHGVRYDAPVARTREIVEICRRVWRREVLEFDGDHYRIPRPGDYAKPLKLINRPVRDRIPVLLAAMGPRNVALAAEIAEGWQALFFDPRAAGRVFGEALSDGLSRRDPLLGPLDVSVPVPFALHPATPAILGPHRAQLALYLGGMGARGRNFSNDLVKRYGHPDEAALIQELFLSGRRAEAAAAVPDDLVTATSLVGTPDEIRRRLGELESAGVTTLLVSPLAATRADRVRDVASLRAML; the protein is encoded by the coding sequence ATGCGTCTGGGCATCCAGATCGGTTACAGCGGTCAGGGGTTCGCCGACGCGGTCGACGAGGTGTGCGCGTTCGAGGAGGCCGGGGCCGAGCTGGTCGTGGTTCCCGAGGCCTACAGCTTCGACGCGGTCAGCCAGCTGGGCTTCCTCGCGGCCCGGACCCGGCGGATGCGGCTGGCGTCGGGGGTGATGCAGCTCTACACGCGTACGCCGACGCTGACCGCGATGACCGCCGCCGGCATCGACTACGTCTCCGGCGGCCGGTTCTCGCTCGGGCTCGGCGCCTCCGGCCCGCAGGTGATCGAGGGGTTCCACGGAGTCCGTTACGACGCTCCGGTCGCCCGTACCCGGGAGATCGTCGAGATCTGCCGGCGGGTGTGGCGGCGGGAGGTCCTGGAGTTCGACGGCGATCACTACCGGATTCCGCGGCCGGGGGACTACGCGAAACCGCTCAAGCTGATCAACCGGCCGGTCCGGGATCGGATCCCGGTGCTGCTGGCGGCCATGGGACCTCGCAACGTGGCCCTCGCCGCGGAGATCGCCGAGGGCTGGCAGGCGCTCTTCTTCGACCCGCGCGCGGCCGGCAGGGTGTTCGGCGAGGCGCTGTCCGACGGGCTCAGCCGGCGCGATCCCCTGCTCGGCCCGCTGGACGTGTCGGTGCCCGTGCCGTTCGCTCTCCACCCGGCGACACCCGCGATCCTCGGACCGCACCGCGCGCAGCTCGCGCTCTATCTCGGCGGGATGGGCGCCCGGGGCCGGAACTTCTCCAACGACCTGGTGAAACGGTACGGACACCCGGACGAGGCAGCGCTCATCCAGGAGCTGTTCCTCAGTGGCCGCCGTGCGGAGGCGGCGGCGGCGGTCCCGGACGATCTCGTGACGGCGACCTCGCTGGTCGGAACGCCGGACGAGATCCGGAGACGGCTCGGCGAACTGGAGTCGGCCGGGGTGACGACGCTGCTGGTCTCGCCGCTCGCCGCCACCCGGGCCGACCGGGTCCGCGATGTCGCCTCGTTGAGGGCCATGCTCTAG
- a CDS encoding MarR family winged helix-turn-helix transcriptional regulator — protein sequence MSKQSAMQAAEIQVAEIRAAEIRAAEIRAAEIRAAAAQASAEFGAAADEVDEAAAARLGVNQTDLRILGLISAAGTMTAGAVASEARLSPAATTTALQRLVSAGHLTREVDPQDRRRAVVAVTAATRELLDRVYAPIAGAGLRLLGGYSPAELELITRFLRQGLAMQREQAERIRGMAG from the coding sequence GTGTCGAAACAATCCGCGATGCAGGCCGCCGAGATCCAAGTCGCTGAAATCCGGGCCGCCGAGATCCGGGCCGCCGAGATCCGGGCCGCTGAGATCCGGGCCGCTGCGGCTCAGGCGTCGGCCGAGTTCGGGGCGGCCGCCGACGAGGTCGACGAGGCGGCCGCCGCGCGGCTCGGGGTCAATCAGACCGATCTGCGAATCCTCGGGCTGATCAGCGCGGCCGGGACGATGACGGCCGGGGCGGTGGCGAGCGAGGCACGGCTCAGCCCGGCCGCCACCACGACGGCCCTGCAACGGCTGGTCAGCGCCGGGCACCTGACCCGGGAGGTCGATCCGCAGGACCGGCGGCGGGCGGTCGTGGCGGTGACCGCGGCGACCCGGGAGCTGCTCGATCGCGTCTACGCGCCGATCGCCGGGGCCGGCCTGCGGCTGCTGGGCGGCTACTCCCCCGCCGAGCTGGAACTGATCACCCGGTTCCTCCGGCAGGGCCTCGCCATGCAGCGGGAACAGGCCGAGCGGATCCGCGGGATGGCGGGCTGA
- a CDS encoding nitroreductase/quinone reductase family protein — MSTLGLPAWLPFANRVVRGLNRLGLRLGTIHVLTVAGRRSGVPRPTPVSPLTLSGHRYVVAGLPEGDWARNVRAAGRGELSAGRRSVPVTLHEVQDPQVKQRVMRAFPKEVPGGVPFFVKLGLVGRGDPEEFAAAADRVAVFEIAGGGRPD; from the coding sequence ATGTCCACGCTCGGCCTTCCCGCCTGGCTGCCGTTCGCGAACCGTGTCGTCCGCGGGCTCAACCGCCTCGGCCTGCGGCTCGGCACCATTCACGTGCTCACCGTCGCCGGTCGCCGGTCGGGGGTGCCGCGGCCCACGCCGGTCTCGCCGTTGACGCTCTCCGGCCATCGGTACGTCGTAGCCGGACTGCCCGAGGGTGACTGGGCGCGCAACGTGCGCGCGGCCGGCCGGGGCGAACTCTCGGCCGGTCGCCGCAGCGTCCCGGTGACCCTGCACGAGGTTCAGGATCCGCAGGTCAAGCAGCGGGTGATGCGCGCGTTCCCGAAGGAGGTGCCGGGTGGCGTGCCGTTCTTCGTGAAGCTGGGACTGGTCGGCAGGGGCGACCCGGAGGAGTTCGCGGCCGCCGCCGATCGGGTGGCGGTGTTCGAGATCGCAGGCGGCGGAAGACCGGATTAA